From the Plodia interpunctella isolate USDA-ARS_2022_Savannah chromosome 5, ilPloInte3.2, whole genome shotgun sequence genome, one window contains:
- the pbl gene encoding protein ECT2 isoform X5, translating to MGLTRLPPTPEEEEPAQELLALAEPKTPDIPVVTCGPVLGPTAVLQLVERDEPPPANARPLYTLSMRGAVICFSGFRKKDELTNLITLIHYMGGSIRKDMSSKVTHLIAAAATGEKYRYASGFGLPVLARSWVDACWERRDDPACLATDDAIIKEHKLKVFAGARVCFMGFPEDETQHMAEVLASNGGAACAIDDPDCTHVVMANGETFGRSLILSPHSTPTSSAKVSRATPNRSQSTPKSSLYRRLSARLSGRRSSPKLDDKDRESRVQLARDNIREKHAMSKDEVDNTSIISCIGKSYIDDMYINNDVNKSTPNIDVIEFRKYKSCDKENSESPVQRGAAGVHARDKREVFRNKSMNVFNLVDCLAEAGSLHSSFTKSLCDLDSKDEAGFLLPTSTVGKELQQSTTTISSGKKRSRNSTDSNFEVSVVNVNSSPDKCEDSHWKSIKRLKIKDSFKFKSRPAIFKRTKKESVSKTSGDITVEPVSPDSVKPTDPAGEFVASTSSPIREDDNASICSINTSKQSGFFDTSFATKTVKSASKLRRSVKSFTASFRSERKKKYEKRAERNTVLVDACHLPDMNVSTPKRAVNEMTLDISPVQVDTVDSTDPPTPLRGPADELDDSAIFKTPQSVWPPLRAARPAALSPRDARPQCHGTPLPVVDEHNTAAAPECSVRVHVVKAEWFWASVQNEEAQDERDYLFKDYLDEVSRRSSLGGAAAGGGAEEEAGGAAPATSTAGSTPAQLQRLRKRKIRGGEGALHKRRSSVSDAVLLSLSGNLLDCTPSPDGKQRLEESEVPDNVVRKLLSPRQQVFMELLQTESNYVGILHTIVTLFKQPLEEMTEEDTSNGKSQPLLNNTELRNIFGNLPPIYELHQRMLEDLRHTQSHWSEEASIGRIVLKYTPDMLKAYPPFINFFENTKDMLQQCDRENPRFHAFLKICQTRPECGRQSLQELLIRPVQRLPSISLLLDDILKHTHKNNPDHCALVSALAGLREVMSHINEDKRRTEGQLQMFDIYHDIEHCPADLVSSHRSFVARCEVVELSKELSGRGDHLVFFLFTDTMEVCKKRSKAFNSKSPTNGTSTMRSSKPYRHIQLMPLSTVKRVVDIREAEDCHNVFALMCRNNQELKEQLYSFMITDDAVDKQTFLRQLCRQMANTVCKADADKFLASLESHQLDIDTSDLALSTLSKVSKFAARTRIKLEALAGLGGWLRAEPAAGLLDTWVLRAHLLAQVGRALSFNKTPSKLKRAMSSMISPFGSNSNLNTPASQLAQMRLASCNNINEMGGHGGGGSGAVLVAPLSVQPTRKAGAAAALRRF from the exons GATCGCGGCGGCGGCCACGGGAGAGAAGTACCGGTACGCCTCGGGCTTCGGGCTGCCGGTGCTGGCGCGCTCGTGGGTGGACGCCTGCTGGGAGCGCCGCGACGACCCCGCCTGCCTCGCCACTGATGATGCCATCATT AAAGAGCATAAACTGAAGGTGTTCGCGGGCGCCCGCGTCTGCTTCATGGGTTTCCCAGAAGATGAGACGCAGCACATGGCCGAGGTGCTGGCCAGCAACGGCGGCGCCGCTTGCGCCATCGACGACCCCGACTGCACGCACGTT GTAATGGCCAATGGGGAGACTTTCGGTCGTTCGCTTATCCTATCCCCCCACTCGACGCCCACCTCCTCAGCCAAAGTGTCCCGCGCGACTCCCAACCGCTCCCAGTCCACTCCCAAGAGCTCTCTGTACCGCAGACTGTCGGCGCGGCTGTCGGGCCGGCGCTCGAGCCCCAAGCTCGACGACAAGGATAGAGAAAGCCGTGTCCAACTTGCAAGGGATAACATACGGGAGAAACACGCTATGTCCAAAGATGAAGTCGATAATACCAGTATTATTAGTTGTATAGGAAAATCCTACATCGATGATATGTATATCAACAACGATGTCAATAAGAGTACGCCTAACATAGATGTTATAGAATTTCGCAAATACAAAAGTTGCGACAAGGAAAATAGTGAGTCTCCGGTCCAGCGCGGCGCTGCCGGTGTGCACGCGAGAGACAAACGAGAAGTGTTTAGAAATAAGTCAATGAACGTTTTCAATTTAGTCGATTGCCTCGCGGAGGCTGGATCTCTGCATTCCTCATTTACGAAAAGCTTGTGCGATTTAGACTCCAAAGATGAAGCGGGGTTCTTACTACCGACGTCGACAGTCGGCAAGGAGCTGCAACAGTCTACTACGACAATATCCTCTGGCAAGAAGAGAAGCCGGAACTCTACAGACTCCAATTTTGAAGTTAGCGTTGTCAATGTCAACAGTTCTCCTGACAAATGTGAAGACAGTCACTGGAAATCTATTAAGAGGCTTAAAATTAAGgattcattcaaatttaagAGTAGGCCCGCTATATTTAAGAGAACCAAAAAAGAATCTGTCTCGAAGACTTCCGGAGATATAACAGTGGAGCCGGTGAGTCCGGACAGCGTGAAGCCTACAGACCCGGCCGGGGAATTTGTGGCTTCCACGTCCTCGCCCATACGAGAGGACGACAACGCCTCCATCTGTTCCATAAACACGAGCAAGCAATCCGGTTTCTTCGATACCTCGTTCGCCACCAAAACTGTAAAGTCGGCATCAAAATTGCGCAGGAGCGTAAAGTCGTTCACGGCGTCATTCCGCAGCGAGCGCAAAAAGAAGTATGAGAAACGGGCGGAGCGGAACACGGTGCTGGTGGACGCGTGCCACCTGCCCGACATGAACGTGTCCACGCCCAAGCGCGCCGTGAACGAGATGACGCTGGACATATCTCCCGTGCAAGTGGACACGGTGGACAGCACCGACCCCCCCACGCCGCTGAGAGGCCCCGCGGACGAGCTGGACGACTCCGCGATATTCAAAACGCCGCAGAGTGTGTGGCCCCCCCTCCGCGCCGCCCGCCCCGCCGCGCTGTCGCCCCGCGACGCCCGCCCGCAATGCCACGGAACCCCGCTGCCG GTGGTGGACGAACATAACACGGCTGCGGCGCCAGAGTGCTCCGTGCGCGTACACGTCGTGAAGGCAGAATGGTTTTGGGCGTCCGTCCAAAACGAGGAGGCACAAGATGAGCGGGATTATCTCTTCAAAGAT TACCTGGACGAGGTGTCGCGGCGGTCGTCGCTGGGCGGGGCagcggcgggcggcggcgcggaGGAGGAGGCGGGCGGGGCGGCGCCGGCCACATCGACGGCGGGCAGCACGCCGGCGCAGCTGCAGCGGCTGCGCAAGCGCAAGATCCGCGGCGGCGAGGGCGCGCTGCACAAGCGGCGCTCGTCCGTGAGCGACGCCGTGCTGCTCAGCCTGTCCGGCAACCTGCTCGACTGCACGCCCTCGCCCGACGGCAAGCAACGACTTGAAG AGTCCGAAGTGCCTGATAATGTGGTCCGGAAGCTACTGTCCCCTCGGCAGCAAGTTTTTATGGAATTACTGCAAACTGAATCTAATTACGTTGGGATATTGCACACGATAGTCACA ttgttCAAACAACCGTTAGAGGAAATGACCGAGGAGGACACCAGTAATGGGAAGAGTCAGCCGTTGCTCAATAATACTGAactgagaaatatttttggaaactTACCGCCTATTTATGAATTACACCA GCGTATGCTGGAAGACCTGCGGCATACGCAGTCGCACTGGAGCGAGGAGGCCAGCATCGGCCGCATCGTGCTCAAGTACACGCCCGACATGCTGAAGGCCTACCCGCCCTTCATCAACTTCTTCGAGAACACCAAAGACATGCTGCAGCAGTGTGATCGTGAGAACCCAAG ATTTCATGCATTCCTGAAAATCTGCCAGACTAGACCAGAGTGTGGCAGACAAAGTTTACAGGAACTCCTAATAAGACCAGTGCAGCGATTACCTAGCATAAGTTTATTACTAGACG ATATACTGAAGCACACACACAAGAACAACCCGGACCACTGCGCTCTGGTGTCGGCGCTGGCGGGGCTGCGCGAGGTGATGTCGCACATCAACGAGGACAAGCGCCGCACCGAGGGCCAGCTGCAGATGTTCGACATCTACCACGACATCGAGCACTGTCCC GCGGACCTAGTGTCGTCACACCGGTCGTTCGTGGCGCGCTGCGAGGTGGTGGAGCTGTCCAAAGAATTGTCGGGAAGGGGGGACCACCTCGTGTTCTTTCTGTTCACTGACACTATGGAAGTCTGCAAGAAACGATCTAAG GCATTTAACAGTAAGAGTCCTACGAACGGCACCAGCACGATGCGGTCCAGCAAGCCGTACCGCCACATCCAGCTCATGCCGCTCAGCACCGTCAAGCGGGTCGTGGACATCCGCGAGGCTGAAG ACTGCCACAACGTGTTCGCGCTGATGTGCCGCAACAACCAGGAGCTGAAGGAGCAGCTGTACTCATTCATGATCACCGACGACGCGGTCGACAAGCAGACCTTCCTGCGACAGCTGTGTCGACAGATGGCCAACACTGTCTGCAAGGCTGATGCT gataAATTTCTGGCGAGCCTAGAGTCTCACCAGCTGGACATCGACACCAGCGACCTCGCGCTCAGCACACTCTCCAAAGTCTCAAAGTTCGCCGCACGCACCAGAATAAAG CTGGAGGCGCTGGCGGGGCTGGGCGGCTGGCTGCGCGCGGAGCCGGCGGCCGGCCTACTAGACACATGGGTATTGCGCGCTCACTTACTCGCACAG GTGGGGCGAGCGCTGTCGTTCAACAAGACGCCGTCGAAGCTGAAGCGCGCGATGTCGTCCATGATCTCCCCGTTCGGGTCCAACTCCAACCTCAACACGCCCGCCTCCCAGCTCGCGCAGATGAGGCTCGCCAGCTGCAATAATATCAAT GAGATGGGCGGTCACGGCGGCGGCGGGTCGGGCGCGGTGCTGGTGGCGCCGCTGTCCGTGCAGCCCACGCGCAAGGCGGGCGCCGCGGCCGCGCTGCGTCGCTTCTGA